From Paenibacillus sp. GP183, the proteins below share one genomic window:
- a CDS encoding HAMP domain-containing sensor histidine kinase, with product MAGTLVILIILLALYIAFLQWQLRSINRQLDKRLTEHTHQPVSLELVSRELNTLAANINKCLKAEEILRLKGIREEKRFKELIANISHDLRTPLTAIKGYQQLMGNGQLNDDQQKKLHIAQKHADELGRLIEKFFEYTYLLNAEPELHIERINLTNLVAECLAASVPALEDNNLAIQLEETPPIFVHADKEMVTRIIHNLIRNCIQHSNGDIQVSLLTADKAVISFRNPVINASSIDVKRLFDRFYTGDQARSHSTGLGLSIVRILAGQMGGNTGASIQGGFLEIRVELPL from the coding sequence GTGGCGGGCACTTTGGTCATTCTTATTATTTTGCTCGCCTTGTATATCGCCTTTTTACAGTGGCAATTGCGCAGCATCAACCGACAGTTGGACAAGCGGCTGACTGAACATACACATCAACCTGTCAGTTTGGAACTCGTGAGCAGGGAGCTTAATACTCTGGCTGCTAACATTAACAAATGCCTAAAGGCGGAGGAAATCCTTCGTCTTAAAGGCATTCGTGAGGAAAAGCGCTTTAAAGAGCTCATTGCAAATATTTCTCATGATTTACGAACACCGCTAACTGCTATAAAGGGCTATCAGCAGCTTATGGGAAATGGTCAGTTGAACGACGATCAACAAAAGAAACTGCACATTGCCCAAAAACATGCCGATGAATTGGGGCGGTTGATCGAAAAATTTTTTGAATATACCTATCTCCTAAACGCGGAACCAGAACTTCATATCGAACGAATAAACCTTACTAATCTTGTGGCAGAGTGTCTAGCAGCGTCAGTTCCCGCATTGGAAGACAACAATCTAGCTATCCAACTCGAGGAGACACCACCTATATTTGTCCATGCTGATAAAGAAATGGTCACGAGAATTATCCATAATCTAATTCGTAATTGCATTCAGCACTCCAATGGAGATATACAAGTAAGTTTATTGACTGCGGACAAAGCCGTCATATCTTTTAGAAATCCTGTGATAAATGCTTCCTCAATCGATGTGAAGCGTCTGTTCGACCGTTTCTATACTGGCGATCAAGCAAGAAGCCATAGTACAGGTTTAGGCTTGTCTATCGTTAGGATATTGGCGGGTCAGATGGGCGGCAACACAGGTGCATCCATACAAGGCGGGTTCCTTGAGATAAGAGTTGAACTTCCGCTGTGA
- a CDS encoding ABC transporter permease, whose protein sequence is MFNLVQADLFKLRKSKAMMILLGITTISAVAMAVMAYLIPQGKVEASMTGIGFMFSDINIISILGGVTAALLICGDFDNKTTHNAIATGSSRGAVIISKAIVLGIALAFILLPYAIITGIALSTGSEFSMGSVAVGFLHVLTSVDGTTLSASGVLKLLAVMLTLMIVYVAQLSICVPLAFILKKPIFVVAIYYGFSILSAQLIKLSESSAVFDRIFSSTPYGGNYAFVTLNTGTGDMVKAIAVSLGFIIVMLAVTYRAFRKSEIK, encoded by the coding sequence ATGTTTAATTTGGTTCAGGCGGATTTATTTAAATTGCGCAAATCAAAAGCAATGATGATTCTATTGGGAATCACAACGATTAGTGCGGTAGCCATGGCAGTTATGGCATATCTGATCCCACAGGGTAAGGTTGAAGCCAGCATGACAGGAATCGGGTTCATGTTCTCTGATATAAACATCATCAGCATTCTCGGCGGTGTTACCGCAGCCCTATTAATTTGTGGTGATTTCGATAATAAAACAACCCATAATGCTATTGCAACCGGCAGTAGCCGAGGGGCTGTCATCATTAGCAAGGCAATCGTATTGGGCATTGCCCTGGCGTTCATCCTGCTCCCCTATGCCATCATAACCGGGATTGCCCTTAGCACAGGTTCCGAGTTCAGTATGGGCTCCGTAGCAGTGGGCTTCCTGCATGTACTAACATCAGTGGATGGTACAACCTTGTCTGCATCAGGCGTGCTGAAACTGTTGGCTGTCATGTTGACCTTGATGATTGTATATGTGGCACAATTGAGTATCTGTGTACCACTTGCCTTTATACTTAAAAAGCCCATTTTCGTAGTTGCTATTTATTATGGATTTTCAATTCTTAGTGCGCAATTAATAAAATTAAGCGAAAGTTCTGCGGTGTTTGATCGTATTTTCTCCTCTACGCCATATGGAGGGAACTACGCCTTTGTGACATTGAATACGGGAACGGGAGACATGGTCAAGGCAATCGCGGTTAGTTTGGGCTTTATTATTGTAATGCTTGCCGTCACATACAGAGCATTTAGAAAATCGGAAATTAAGTAG
- a CDS encoding ABC transporter ATP-binding protein, with product MKQYVVKTNSLTKSYRGSFALRDVSITLESGKIYGLIGQNGAGKTTLMRILAGLSFPTEGSIELFGHRGERALQGERKRLGCIIENPGFVPHMSAKENLKLHRIMRGVPNKDIEEELLELVGLADTGIKKAKNFSLGMKQRLGIALALLGNPELLILDEPINGLDPLGVVEIRQLLKKLCEQRQMTILISSHNLPELYQTVTNYIIIHKGEIRQTLTLEQLEENCKHHIYISCNQPEKLTSVLEMQLDTSNFKVMPDKTVKLYDYLDGKDLVAKALYENGIVVTKFSIEGDTLENYFISVIGGDQDV from the coding sequence ATGAAACAATATGTGGTGAAAACAAACAGCCTTACGAAAAGCTACCGAGGCTCTTTTGCGCTGCGTGATGTGTCGATTACGTTGGAATCCGGTAAAATATACGGTTTAATCGGGCAGAACGGCGCAGGAAAAACAACGCTGATGCGCATTCTGGCCGGGCTTTCATTTCCCACGGAGGGCAGCATCGAGCTTTTCGGTCATCGCGGCGAGCGTGCTTTGCAGGGTGAGAGGAAACGGCTGGGCTGCATCATCGAGAATCCCGGATTTGTTCCCCATATGAGTGCGAAAGAAAATCTCAAGCTTCACAGAATTATGCGTGGTGTCCCAAACAAAGATATTGAGGAAGAACTGTTGGAACTGGTCGGACTTGCCGACACAGGAATTAAGAAAGCAAAAAACTTTTCGCTTGGCATGAAGCAGCGTTTAGGTATTGCGCTCGCTCTGCTTGGCAACCCTGAATTGCTGATTTTGGACGAGCCAATCAATGGACTCGACCCGTTGGGCGTCGTAGAAATTCGTCAACTGCTGAAGAAGCTGTGCGAACAACGGCAAATGACCATACTAATTTCAAGCCATAATTTGCCGGAGCTATATCAGACCGTAACGAATTATATCATCATCCATAAAGGCGAGATCAGGCAAACCCTCACCCTTGAGCAGCTTGAAGAAAATTGCAAGCATCACATCTATATCAGCTGCAACCAGCCGGAAAAATTAACGAGCGTATTGGAGATGCAGCTGGACACCTCCAATTTTAAGGTCATGCCGGATAAGACCGTTAAACTATATGATTATTTGGATGGAAAGGATTTAGTGGCAAAGGCTCTCTATGAAAATGGGATTGTCGTTACGAAATTTTCTATCGAGGGAGATACGCTTGAAAACTACTTTATTTCTGTAATAGGTGGTGATCAAGATGTTTAA